The Pochonia chlamydosporia 170 chromosome 3, whole genome shotgun sequence genome contains the following window.
AGCCGTCATATGGCGGGACCCGATGTATTGTTCGAGGCAACGTATACCCATATTGGAGGAGCAACTTGTGAGTCATGCAGCAAGGAGAGGGAAATAAAGCGCACTCTACGAAAGGATCAAGGTGTCGTGGTCCATTATGGTACAATTGCGTCAGGCAACCGGGTTATAAAGGATGGCGGTACCAGAGACAAGCTTAGCGCAAAGCTAGGTGGAGTAAAGTGCTTTGAAATGGAGGCTGCCGGACTAATGAACGACTTCCCTTGCCTTGTTATTCGAGGTATTTGCGACTATGCCGACTCGcacaaaaacaagaaatGGCAGCCTTACgcggcggctgctgctgctgcatgtgcCAAGGAAATCTTATCGGTCATACCtgcagctgaagaagaagtaacATGTATCAACGAGACTACTATGCATGTATGTGCACCTTTCCAAGTAGACGGGAATTTCTGATATGCTAATCTTTCCCCTGTGACAGGATATGCTCCGTTCCGCCATTGATGAGTTAAATCTAGATCAGTTACTTTCGATGTTATCAGGAGTGGACCAAGACCGGCACATGTCTGCAATACCAAGCCTGGATCCGAATGATCATATGTTTTACTGGATCTTTAAGAACATGGACTTTACCCAATGGAGGTCTGCTAAACGTTCCCAAGTGCTTTGCCTCTGGGCGGAGCCCAATCGCAACATCTCCCAAGTCTCATCGTACATTATTGgccaagagaagaaggcaaaccGTCTTGTTCTATACTTTTTCTGCTCAGCTGCAATTAAGAGCAAACCCATTGTCACTACTTTCGTTCACACACTTATTCAGCAGTTGGTCCGCTGTTTGCCGAGAAGCAAGGGCATAATGATCATCCGAAGCTTCCTCCATAGTCTCCTTCAAGAGGCTTTCCAAACCGAGGCAGTTCCAAACCAGAAAGATCGGGTCTTTAATGGGAAAGGACTTTCAAAAAGCATTCAGAATATCCTCGATGGTGCCGGGGCCGATGAAGTTTTAACTGCATTAAAGATGGTACTAGATGATGACGAGCAACGAGATTTTTTGATTGTCGTTGACGGGTTAGGCAAAGTTGAGCGGGAGAGGTTTGAATTCATTACTTATGTTGGCGCACTCGTAAAACATCTGCAGCAACGGAACTCGAATTTTAAGACGCTGCTTACTGGTCAACAACTGGCTGACATTAAGGATCTCCTAGCTGGATTACCTTGCATTGAATATGataaagaaagaagaggttTGACCACTCCCAATCCATCTTCTAACACCAGAACATACCGGCACTGACGAGTACAGAGTGCTTAGCTAGCCTTCACTTTGATAATACGCGATACGACAAGATTTCGCAAGAGCACAAAGGTTCCTTCGAGTGGATCTGGGCGCATAACGAGTACAGGAATTGGTCTGCTCCCGACACTTCCCGACTACTATATATCCAAGGGAAACCCGGCAGCGGCAAAAGCACCCTTACGAAATATTTAAATCATAATCTGCTAAAGCAGGAGCCGGCTGCAAATTCAGCTATTATAGCGAGGTTTTTTTATAGTTTCCGAGATGGTGAGCTTCAAAGAAGTCATTACAATATGCTTTTGTCAATTCTGTATGATATTTTGCATCAGGACGAAGCCTTCTTTTACCATCAATTTCAAACTGAATATCGGGCCCTGCGTAACCCTAGGATTAGATTTATTTGGGATTACGCGTCGTTAAAAAGAATTCTGAAGTCATTACAGAATTATTCAACAATGAAGCGATTATATCTGATTATCGATGCAGTGGATGAATCCGAGGAATCTGACAGGCGCGATATTCTCGGCCTTTTGTTGGAGCTTTGTTCCAAAACGAATCACTGCGTCACCAAGGTATTCGTTGCCAGTCGGCCAGTGGCACAACTCGAAGCTCGCAAAGGCCGATGTCATAATTTTATAAGACTACAAGACGAGACACAAGCAGACATCGCTAATTTCGCTCATTCCTTGCTGGATGGTCTCAATCTTACGTTTCTCCTTGCTCGGGCGGCTGAGTACGTCGTTCGGAGTGCTCAGGGGGTTTTCCTATGGGTAAAATTGATTGCCGAGGAGTTAGTGAACTCTCACGAGGAAGGCTGCTCTGAGGAAGACATCTTTGACTTGCTCAAACAGCTTCCAACTGAGCTGGAGGACTTGTACGAGCGCATGCTCGAGAAAATGAAGGGGAACAAGTTATATCTCTCTGATGCGGTTAAAATATTCCGATTTGTTCTCTTCGCAATACGGCCTCTTACTGTGGACGAAATCCTCCACGCTCTTGGTATACCAGATGATCCTGGCCCCGAACCCAAATTCACTGCCTCAGATGATTCTTTTCCGAGCGACGTATTATATCTTGCGGGGGCAATTTCTTAGAAATCAAGCGACATCATGGTACTGACTTAAACTTTACTGGACTCTTCTACCCTCAAACTAACAACCTGTAGGGAAAGGAACAGTTCAAGTTATGCATCAAACCGTCCGTGAGTTCTTCCTCAAGGATGGTGGATTTGTGGCAAATTCTGCTTTCAAGATATGCGAGAAAGAAGCTCACATTTGCATATCTGTAACTTGTGTGCGGTATCTCATGCTCTGTGCGGCAAACACCTCTCTTGTGGAGAGACTGCCAGATATCAAATCTTGGACTTCTGCACAATTCCAGGCCTATACGCGATACCTAGACGCAAGACCACTGGCGATATATGTACTCAACTATCTCAAACATCACATCGACTGCTGCAGACAAGATGCCAACGTGGAACGTGTCGCTTCTCAGTTCATTAACAACTTGACCTACGATCCGGCCGCTACCCTGTTGGAGAAATGGACTGGTTCACAGTTAAACAGAAATCCCTTTAGCAGCGAACAGGTTGCTATCGCGAAGGACTTTAGAGCCAAAGCCTTACATGCTGCTGTTCGGAACCGATTTTCTATCGCAGTTGAAGTGTTGTTGGCGGCTAGCGCAGACATCGAGTCCGCGGATAAGTATGGTCGGACGCCCCTACTGTTAGCCGCCGAGAACGGGTATGGTGATATCGTTAAGGTATTGACCGATAATGGCGCCAACGTCAACTCCCAGGACCACGAGTATGGTCGGACACCGCTTTCATGGGCTGCCGCGAACGGGTacgaggccatcgtcaaggtgCTGGTCGAgaatggcgccaacatcaactccCAGGACCGCGACTTTGGTCGGACCCCGCTGTGGTGGGCCGCCGCGAACAggcacgaggccatcgtcaaggtgTTAGTCGAGAAGGGCGCCAACGTCGAGTCCGCGGATAAGTATGGTCGGACCCCGCTACTCTTCGCTGCTGAGAATGGGCGCGGggccatcgtcaaggtgCTGGTCGAgaatggcgccaacatcaactcaCAGGACTGGGAGTATGGTCGGACGTCGCTATGCTGGGCCGCCGCGAATGGCCAtgaggccatcgtcaaggtgCTAGTCGAGAAACgcgccgacgtcgagtcCGCAGATAAGTATGATCGGACACCGCTACTCTTAGCCGCCGAGAAAGGGTACGAGACTATTGTCAAGGTGCTAGTCGAgaatggcgccaacatcaactgccAGGGCCGCGACTTTGGTCGGACTCCGCTATGGTTGGCCGCCaagaacgggcacgaggccgtTGTAAAGCTGCTACAACGCACAACTCGATAACTACGGTACTCACCAAGAGTACAGGCATATCTGTGTGTAAGTGGGCGTGGTAGTAGCGGCGTGGACCGTTTTTACTTAGTCAAATTCGACTTGCATCAAAATTTGGGTTCCAGCGCGCACCGCCAACCAACGGCAAACTTCTGTGAGCTAAAAATTACATCAATAGATAGCCAAGAGCGCAAAGATTTTGTACATTAATTTATTTTTAATGCAAATTGTGATGCGATCGTTTTATCCTGAATTAAAAGCCGGATTTGACGTTCAAAATCTGTGCAGAACACAGCACCATCCGGGCTTCCTCTGTTTTAGCCCCGTCGACAGTTGGACTAATAATATAACACGACCACGAGTACTAACCTACGTACGGATAGCTAGGAATATCCAAGCTGAACAACTTCTCCCAGCACGTCACCGAGACCTTCTCTGGGTTAAAGTGAATGGAACCGTGATCCTTAACATCTACAACAGGCCAGAGGAGGAAACCTCACTGGATGTTATTGAGTCATGGACCCCCGCCAAACCGATGCATTGTCGCAGGAGACATGAACGCATTCCATCCATCGTGGCAAGCAGACCGGGGGGCATCACAGGATGGCACAAGGATCTTCAACTGGACTCAAGAACACGACCTAGTCCTCCTTAATGACCCTGaaacctcaaccacaatgccaAGGCTAAACAAAAGATCTAGCGCAATTGACCTagtcttctccaacatctctACAGCTACTACAACCGTGGAAGAACATCTCACCACTGGATCGCTGCATTACACGATCGGTACAGAGATTCCAGACAACGAGAGCAGCCCTAGGACCTCGGGGAAAGTCCACGTCACTCTACCAGAGGAAATTAAGGCTTTTACGAAACACGTGGCCGGCGCAGCCCTGTCACTACCAACGTTCATccgcaccagacaagatATTGATGATACTGCTAGACAGTGATGTAATTAATCGGGGCGATTAATTAGCGATTCATTGAATCTGAATCCAAGCCCAGGATTAATTATCTGAATCGGGCTCTCCAGGATTAATTAAGTTTCAGCGATTAATTAAAGTGGGACCAGTGTCCAACTCGTGCATATGGTTGGTTGGTCATGACACGACCTCTGTGTCTTGTCGGGCACAATGCATCGCTTTTCGCAGGTTAACCGCAGCAATACTGGTACCATGGCGGCTAATGTAGCTCTATTTGCCCGTTCTGCCGATGACGACTATTTGGCGGTGCCAGAGAAGCCCGTCGAGGACGCCGACACCACCGCGGAGTCCTCTCAATTCTCAGAatcctcttctcccctaGCGCGTAGAAAACGTGTCCGCACCCCTACTGCGCTCAACATTTGGGCAGAGAGCCGTCAGCCAAATCGCCATGAGCCCGAACGCAACAAGCATGGCCAGAAGATATGGTATTGCAAGCGTTGCTCCTATTCCCAGGCTGCCCATAACAGAGTCCGTGGCCATCTGCGGGATAAGCACTGCGTACTGATTTTCGAGCACCAGTCAGCTAAGAAGCTTGGACAGGGAGTCGCAATTGACAGACTGTTTAGACAGCAAGCCGCGAGACAAAACGGACAGGATGTTGAGCGGGAGAGATACCTTCGTGCATCAGTCGATGAAGTCGCGTATAATCAAGCGCTGGTGAACCTTATCACGGCGCATAGTCTTCCCCATAGCCTGGTCGAGTGGCCCGAATGGTATGCTCTACTTCACACGGTGAACCACATGGCCCCAAGAGTTGTCACACACAGCCGTGGGCAAGTTCCAAAGCTGTTGGAGGCGAGCTTCGCCACACATCGCGAGAACTTGATATCAAGGCTCATAGCCTCGCCTACGCAAATACACTTCagcattgacatctggtcCTCCCCAAACCACCATAGCTTTCTTGCAATCGTGGCTCACTATATTGACCTAGCAAGCCGGCAACTACGAAAAGCCTTGCTTGCCCTGCGAGAGCTCGAAGGTTCTCACACCGGTGAAGCTATTGCAGAGACGTTCCTCCAGGTCGTCGATTCCTACGGTGTCCGCGCCAAGATGGGATACTTTACGCTTCTTAACGCTTACAACAATGACACAATGATGCACACTGTTGCCGAGACCTGTGGCTTCAATTCCACTCATCGAAGACTTCGCTGTAACGGCCATATCATAAATCTGGCCGTGCAGGCGTTTCTGTTCGGTAAGAACAAGGAGGCTTCTGATGAGGCATTGCGTCAAGTTTCACGGCTGTCCCGCAGGGAACAGGAGGGAGCTGTTGGAAGAGCGGAGACGGCAACTGCCTGGCGGCAATATGGGGCACTCGGTATGCTGCACAATCTTGTGGTGTGGATTCGCTCATCAACCCAGCGTTACCAAGCGTTCCTGCAGGCTGCTGGCCGTATGATCCCCGCAGGACAACTCGACGAGATGGAACTCTTGGTATCGAATGATTCATGTAGCCATCGCACTCCGCAAAGAGCTTAACAGCTTTATGGATGATCGTTATTCAGAGAGTGACATCAGATTTGATTACCTCCATCCAGAACACTGGCAGGAGCTCCAAGAGATCCACGATTTTCTACAACCTTTCTATGAGATTACTAAAGACACTCAATGGGACAAGACGTCTTTGGATGAGGTGATTTGCTCCATGGACTTTCTTGTTACGCATTACAAagcagccatggagcaaTTCCAGCACAACACTACCATGGTTGATCGCATTATGACCAGCTGGTACAAGTTCGACGATTACTATACGCGTACAGATGACACACCAGTCTACGCTGCGGCAATCTTGCTTCATCCTAGCCTCAGAGAAGCACATCTGAAGGAGGCATGGAAGGACCAACCTCAATACATTGGCCCAGCGATTGCGGCCGTGCGCAAGCTATGGGATGATTTCAAGCCGCAGCAAGAGCCAGAAATCGAGGAGGACCTTTCGGCTTACGAGGCATACAAGAAACGGATCTACCAAAAGTCAtcttgccatgatgaatTCAGCCGATTCATCGAGGGTCCAACGCTGCCAATTGGCGACTCTTCTGCCCTTTcttggtggcttgagccGACGCAGCAAACCTCCTACCCCTCTCTCTATCATCTTGCAATAAATATTTTCTCGATACCAGCGATGTCAGCGGAAGCCGAACGCGTGTTTAGTGGGGCCCGACGTACGGTTTCTTGGGATAGAGGTCGGCTCTCTGCACAGATAGTGGAGTATACGGAGTGCTTGAAACACTGGATTAAGAGCGGGCTCCTGGACCAGCCATATATGATTCCTGAACCAATGGACGCTGAGTTGGATTCTAGAGACATAGAAATGTTGTCTGAGGGTATTGAACCCCGTGTAGTCCCATTAGAATAAACATATGGGCGTTTCGACGGATCGGGAGCTAATTAATCGTTGAATCCGATAATTAATCCTGAATCCGAGGCGGGATTCAGTAATTAATCTGAATCCAGGTTCGGATTCAGATTAATTGATTAATTACATGCCTGACCGAAACAGACTGAATGTTTCAAtaaaaaaacaaaaccgAGGTCATGTTTCAGTTTCAACGTATAGTTCCATCACTGACTGAGATGTCTGTCGATGGAACTCCCTTTACCTAATGATCGAGCGCGCTCTCAAGCTAAGAGACCGTATTGATCGCTTTTGTATCGATCATGCGGAATCCATGCACGGTTCATCTAATAAGAAGGCGCAGTCGACGGAGGAATATGAATCCTTACTCAAGCATGACTCACTGACCGCTGACGACTGGGCGGTTTTGACTGAGATCGTAGCCTTCCTAGAGAAGTTCTACACCCTTACAAAGCGCGCGGAGGGGAGCAAATTGTCGTCTGATCGAGGCGTATTGTCTGACTATATGACAATCCTCAATATCCTTTTGAAGCATGTCCGGGAGTACCGTGACGACTTTAATTTCAGAGCCGAAAATCCAGATCTAACCTCTCCTGGCATCCGCCAACTCTGTGCATGTATCGTCAATTGCTGGACGAAGCTGGATGAGTACTTTGCAATGGTCAATGATACGCCGGCCCACTACGCTGCTATCGTGACGAATCCTCAAATGAAGTGGAAGTACTTTGAGAGGCAGTGGAAGGACGCGCACCTTTGGAAGGATGCCACCGACCCTGAATCCTGGCTTCCGGGCGGCAAAAGGGCACTAAATTCGCTCTGGGAAGAGTACAAAAACCTACCCGTTGCAGGACCGTCTGTCGGCTCTAAGAGGGCCAGGACTGCGGATGATTTCGAGCTTGAAACAGATATGACCCAGTGggatgaggaagaaatggatgaGCTCGAAACCTGGCtttgccttgaggaacgaagagaCGAAAGGTGCcttgccttgaggaacgaagagaCGAAAGGTCTTATGCCCCGCCCCAGGACCATAACCTGCCTTCTCATTGGTCGTTGATTAAGCGTcccttgtcatcatttgtTTGGTCAGTCACTGTTGGTCAGTCACTGTCACGTCTCACTGGTTCCCTCCCTTCTGGGGGGGGGTTTTTTTATGGGTTTTTATCTCGTTTACGGGCGTTTATCTCGTTTGATCACTGACCGTCACCGGACCCTCCGCTCTCCGCCTTCACCTACACACGACCCTCATTGCGCGGTCTGTTGCTTTCGCGCCACTCGCGTCTTTTCGCCGCTTCACGGTGCAGTCTGCTAAGGTTTTTGTTCTacgctcctcctcatccgaTCAGGTCGTGAGCCTCCTGcatggtcttcttgctcagcgCTTCCAGCCTCTCCTCCGCGGCAGTCATGTCCTCGGGCACCGtgttgccaaccaggtcTCTCTCCCGCACCTTTGACACAAGCATGATACCATCTAATGACGGGCAACGCGATAGCTGCACGTATAGGCTGTATGGATCGCACTGTGACGCAACCATCTGACCGTTCAcattcgtcgtcctcgtcccgCGCAGCTCTAGTGCCACTCGCTCTAGCGTTTTTGCCTGTACCTTGTAGTCTGTGCACGCAAAGGCCGCTGCACACGGCAAGCCCTTTCGGGCCACGTCTctcacttgccatggccgatttCTCTGGGCTCGTATGCTGACGCTCATCGGCGTCAGAAGGATTGTGCCCGGCGGCATCCCGACAAAGTGGAACTCTTGGGTTGTCTTCGCCGCTAGCAGAATCCCCGCCGGCGGCCCGAAGTGGAGCATCGTATCGGCCGAGATCCGGTGGCCCGGGTAcgccttgtcgaggatgacGTCCAAGGCGGTGTAGCTGGCTCCATTAACCAGCTTCAGGCCCTGGTgcgtgttgtggttgacgacgatgggcATCCCGGGCACGAACATGAAGATCGCCGGCACCGGTATCGCGCTGTTGTCTCCGTGGTtgagcatcaagatggcttcttcctcgctcGCCTGGCCGTCTTTCCACCTGTGTTCGGATATGAAAATTCGCATCGTCTCACGATGTTGTCTCTGGAACGACAGAGTggcctccatgttcaagttccACCGATTCCTGTTCAGCGGTGTCACGACGGTAATGCCCGTTTCCCACGGAATCGGCCTATCCTCCCGGTAGCACCTAGAGTTAAGGAGGTCTAAATCTGTGCGGTTCTGCACACCCCGTCGGATCCGTTTCAGCAATTGTTGCAGCTCTGGGTCCCCAGCAGCGCGCACTTGTTCGTCCAGCATAACGACCGTCGtgaacctcctccacaacgcGTGGGCCCTATCatgctggtgtctttgttctGGGCCGAACGAAGTGTCCTCATCCCATGTCACGGCCGTGCTTGGAAGGAGGATCGATCTCTCCTGCACAGGCCGGAACTGGCGGAAATCCCCGCAGAACAGAACGATGGGAATCCCGCCAAAATCCCGCTGGCAGCCGCGGAGCCTGCAGAGCCGCTCATTCACCGCATACAGCGTCCGCGCTCCTAGCATGCTgacctcgtcaatgatgagtAGATActtctcttgccagtccATTCGGGACTGGCCGTTGATAAATCGCTCTGCCGAATTCGATAAATTGGCCCCGTCGATATCTCTGGATACGCCAACGCGCGATACGCGGTCCTTTAAAAAGCCACAGGCTGAGtggattgtgatgccgttgatctGCGCTGCTGCTGTCCCTGACGTCGCCGTTACGAGCACACGATTCGAGATGCCCGCACTCGCAAATAGCTCGACCAGTGCCTCGATGACTCGTGATTTCCCGGTACCGCCCTCCCCGCCGATGAACTCGCAGAGCTGACCAGCGGCAGCCCCGTGACCTCGTATCGAATCAAGCCGTCGGCATATCAGAAGAAAGGCGACTGATTGCCTTCTATTCAAGGTGAACAGCTCTACCAGCCTCCTTCCTGCCTGGAGGAAGGATGTTGACGGCCCCAACCGGACCTTCGCCTGGGGGCTGCTATCAAGACTCCTGCCCTTGGGGTGGGCAGCTGTCACGCGGATATCTTGCTCCCCAAATCCGTTCAGCACGTCCTCAATGGCTGCGCTACGATTAGTAGTGGCCCTATCTCGGTTATCGGCCACATGCTGTATTCCCTGTatcatcctctccctctccctggAAGCAGCTGTCTGCTGTGACTTAATGGCCCTCAATTCTTTCTGGGCTGGGATCTCCGCTCTCGAAAACGGCCGCCCGGACAATTCTATTCTTCTTACCCCGCGTTCATCTATCACTCTGGCCCGAAGCTCGTCGCTTGAGCACAGCGATGACTGTTGGAAGCGACAGAGTTGCtgcatccatgccatgatctCCTTCGAACCGGCAGTGATCTGGCTCACTCCCGCAGCCATTCTGACGACGTCGATCAGACGCGTGGCATCGCCGACACTATCAGACCGGTATACATCCGTGGCCTCCGCGTTGCATTCGTTTAGTCCGATACTGACCGCTTCGTCCGTGCGATCGCTGTCCGCGGACGAAGCAGCCCATTGCCTGGCGTCACgcttggcatcttcagcaGAGCGCCGGAGCAATTGAATGTTGTTAGCAACGAACGAGAGTCTTCCAGGCAGTAACCCCCTCTCCCGGTTCCAAATATTATTGATATCACCATCTTCTGCCGACAAGAAAGATTCCCACGGTACAAAAAGTGCCAGATGCTGGACAGCAGCCCTTCGTGAAAGGCGTCAGCATGTTCGAGCTGCGGATTGACAGAACATCGACACTCTGACTCACCTCCTGTAGCAGGgtccgtcgtcg
Protein-coding sequences here:
- a CDS encoding restless-like transposase (similar to Beauveria bassiana ARSEF 2860 XP_008603545.1) is translated as MHRFSQVNRSNTGTMAANVALFARSADDDYLAVPEKPVEDADTTAESSQFSESSSPLARRKRVRTPTALNIWAESRQPNRHEPERNKHGQKIWYCKRCSYSQAAHNRVRGHLRDKHCVLIFEHQSAKKLGQGVAIDRLFRQQAARQNGQDVERERYLRASVDEVAYNQALVNLITAHSLPHSLVEWPEWYALLHTVNHMAPRVVTHSRGQVPKLLEASFATHRENLISRLIASPTQIHFSIDIWSSPNHHSFLAIVAHYIDLASRQLRKALLALRELEGSHTGEAIAETFLQVVDSYGVRAKMGYFTLLNAYNNDTMMHTVAETCGFNSTHRRLRCNGHIINLAVQAFLFGKNKEASDEALRQVSRLSRREQEGAVGRAETATAWRQYGALGMLHNLVVWIRSSTQRYQAFLQAAGPIALRKELNSFMDDRYSESDIRFDYLHPEHWQELQEIHDFLQPFYEITKDTQWDKTSLDEVICSMDFLVTHYKAAMEQFQHNTTMVDRIMTSWYKFDDYYTRTDDTPVYAAAILLHPSLREAHLKEAWKDQPQYIGPAIAAVRKLWDDFKPQQEPEIEEDLSAYEAYKKRIYQKSSCHDEFSRFIEGPTLPIGDSSALSWWLEPTQQTSYPSLYHLAINIFSIPAMSAEAERVFSGARRTVSWDRGRLSAQIVEYTECLKHWIKSGLLDQPYMIPEPMDAELDSRDIEMLSEGIEPRVVPLE
- a CDS encoding ankyrin repeats (3 copies) domain-containing protein, producing the protein MAGGKHLATSTPTSSQQPPAKRTCCDTDGCYPSNSPPVDAPQRAASISNSLTNDRYTVGWTCALPIELAAAEEMLDEEHETPPDGLDPTSYTLGSIVNHNVVIACLPAGQTGISSAATVATRMKSKFTSIRFSLVVGVGGGVPSTETDIRLGDVVISQPYLQHGGVVQYDFGKTEEGGRLVRTGSLNAPPAVLLGAISKVRALHYRNRRKLVSYISTFDRLESFSRHMAGPDVLFEATYTHIGGATCESCSKEREIKRTLRKDQGVVVHYGTIASGNRVIKDGGTRDKLSAKLGGVKCFEMEAAGLMNDFPCLVIRGICDYADSHKNKKWQPYAAAAAAACAKEILSVIPAAEEEVTCINETTMHDMLRSAIDELNLDQLLSMLSGVDQDRHMSAIPSLDPNDHMFYWIFKNMDFTQWRSAKRSQVLCLWAEPNRNISQVSSYIIGQEKKANRLVLYFFCSAAIKSKPIVTTFVHTLIQQLVRCLPRSKGIMIIRSFLHSLLQEAFQTEAVPNQKDRVFNGKGLSKSIQNILDGAGADEVLTALKMVLDDDEQRDFLIVVDGLGKVERERFEFITYVGALVKHLQQRNSNFKTLLTGQQLADIKDLLAGLPCIEYDKERRECLASLHFDNTRYDKISQEHKGSFEWIWAHNEYRNWSAPDTSRLLYIQGKPGSGKSTLTKYLNHNLLKQEPAANSAIIARFFYSFRDGELQRSHYNMLLSILYDILHQDEAFFYHQFQTEYRALRNPRIRFIWDYASLKRILKSLQNYSTMKRLYLIIDAVDESEESDRRDILGLLLELCSKTNHCVTKVFVASRPVAQLEARKGRCHNFIRLQDETQADIANFAHSLLDGLNLTFLLARAAEYVVRSAQGVFLWVKLIAEELVNSHEEGCSEEDIFDLLKQLPTELEDLYERMLEKMKGNKLYLSDAVKIFRFVLFAIRPLTVDEILHALGKGTVQVMHQTVREFFLKDGGFVANSAFKICEKEAHICISVTCVRYLMLCAANTSLVERLPDIKSWTSAQFQAYTRYLDARPLAIYVLNYLKHHIDCCRQDANVERVASQFINNLTYDPAATLLEKWTGSQLNRNPFSSEQVAIAKDFRAKALHAAVRNRFSIAVEVLLAASADIESADKYGRTPLLLAAENGYGDIVKVLTDNGANVNSQDHEYGRTPLSWAAANGYEAIVKVLVENGANINSQDRDFGRTPLWWAAANRHEAIVKVLVEKGANVESADKYGRTPLLFAAENGRGAIVKVLVENGANINSQDWEYGRTSLCWAAANGHEAIVKVLVEKRADVESADKYDRTPLLLAAEKGYETIVKVLVENGANINCQGRDFGRTPLWLAAKNGHEAVVKLLQRTTR